One window of Lemur catta isolate mLemCat1 chromosome 3, mLemCat1.pri, whole genome shotgun sequence genomic DNA carries:
- the LOC123635412 gene encoding ras GTPase-activating protein-binding protein 2-like produces the protein MVMEKPSPLLVGREFVRQYYTLLNKAPEYLHRFYGRNSSYVHGGVDASGKPQEAVYGQNDIHHKVLSLNFSECHTKIRHVDAHATLSDGVVVQVMGLLSNSGQPERKFMQTFVLAPEGSVPNKFYVHNDMFRYEDEVFGDSEPELDEESEDEVEEEQEERQPSPEPVQENANSGYYETHPVTNGIEEPLEESSHEPEPEPESETKPEELKPQVEEKNLEELEEKSATPPPAEPVSLPQEPPKPRVEAKPEVQSQPPRVREQRPRERPGFPPRGPRPGRGDMEQNDSDNRRIIRYPDSHQLFVGNLPHDIDENELKEFFMSFGNVVELRINTKGVGGKLPNFGFVVFDDSEPVQRILIAKPIMFRGEVRLNVEEKKTRAARERETRGGGDDRRDIRRNDRGPGGPRGIVGGGMMRDRDGRGPPPRGGMAQKLGSGRGTGQMEGRFTGQRR, from the coding sequence ATGGTTATGGAGAAGCCCAGTCCGCTGCTTGTAGGGCGGGAGTTTGTGAGGCAATATTATACTTTGCTGAATAAAGCTCCAGAATATTTACACAGGTTTTATGGCAGGAATTCTTCCTATGTTCATGGTGGAGTAGATGCTAGTGGAAAGCCCCAGGAAGCTGTTTATGGCCAAAATGATATACACCACAAAGTATTATCTCTGAACTTCAGTGAATGTCATACTAAAATTCGTCATGTGGATGCTCATGCAACCTTGAGTGATGGAGTAGTTGTCCAGGTCATGGGTTTGCTGTCTAATAGTGGACAGCCAGAGAGGAAGTTTATGCAAACGTTTGTTCTGGCTCCTGAAGGATCTGTTCCAAATAAGTTTTATGTTCACAATGATATGTTTCGTTATGAAGATGAAGTATTTGGTGATTCTGAACCGGAACTTGATGAAGAATCAGAAGATGAAGTagaagaagaacaagaagaaaggcAACCGTCTCCTGAACCTGTGCAAGAAAATGCTAACAGTGGTTACTATGAAACTCACCCTGTGACTAATGGCATAGAGGAGCCCTTGGAAGAGTCCTCTCATGAACCTGAACCTGAGCCAGAATCTGAAACAAAACCTGAAGAGCTCAAACCACAGGTTGAGGAGAAGAACTTAGAAGAACTAGAGGAGAAGTCTGCTACTCCTCCTCCTGCAGAACCTGTTTCTCTGCCACAAGAACCACCAAAGCCAAGAGTTGAAGCTAAACCAGAAGTTCAGTCTCAGCCACCTCGTGTGCGTGAACAACGGCCTAGAGAACGACCTGGTTTCCCTCCTAGAGGACCAAGACCAGGCAGAGGAGATATGGAGCAGAATGACTCTGACAACCGTAGGATAATTCGCTATCCAGATAGTCATCAACTTTTTGTTGGTAACTTGCCACATGATATTGATGAAAATGAGCTGAAAGAATTCTTCATGAGTTTTGGAAACGTTGTGGAACTTCGCATCAATACCAAGGGTGTTGGGGGAAAGCTTCCAAATTTTGGTTTTGTGGTTTTTGATGACTCTGAACCAGTTCAGAGAATCTTAATTGCAAAACCAATTATGTTTCGAGGGGAAGTACGTTTAaatgtggaagagaaaaaaacaagagcTGCAAGAGAGCGAGAAACCAGAGGTGGTGGTGATGATCGCAGGGATATTAGGCGCAATGATCGAGGTCCTGGTGGTCCGCGTGGAATAGTGGGTGGTGGAATGATGCGTGATCGTGATGGAAGAGGACCTCCTCCAAGAGGTGGCATGGCACAGAAACTTGGTTCTGGAAGAGGAACCGGGCAAATGGAAGGCCGCTTCACAGGACAGCGTCGCTGA